One window of the Hoplias malabaricus isolate fHopMal1 chromosome Y, fHopMal1.hap1, whole genome shotgun sequence genome contains the following:
- the LOC136678342 gene encoding guanine nucleotide-binding protein G(I)/G(S)/G(O) subunit gamma-12-like, which yields MLLKMSSKMTSSNNLAHAKRTVHQLRVEASIERIKVSKASADLMRYCSEHARYDPLLMGIPASENPFKDKKPCIIL from the exons ATGTTGCTGAAAATGTCCTCTAAGATGACGAGCTCTAATAACCTGGCCCACGCGAAAAGGACAGTCCACCAACTTCGAGTGGAGGCCAGTATCGAGAGGATAAAG GTGTCCAAGGCCTCTGCGGACCTGATGAGATACTGCAGTGAACACGCCAGATACGACCCTCTGCTGATGGGGATCCCAGCCTCAGAAAACCCCTTCAAGGACAAAAAACCCTGCATTATATTGTAG
- the LOC136678315 gene encoding growth arrest and DNA damage-inducible protein GADD45 alpha-like isoform X2, which yields MDSVSKALEEVISVALLQGCITVGVYEAAKSLNVDPDNVVLCILATDDEDVKDVALQIHFTLIQAFCCENDIDILRVNNTRRLAEILGGGGKSGGEQMDLHCVLVTSPRASTWNSQALWKVNHFCHESRCMDQWVPIINLPER from the exons atggaTTCTGTTTCTAAAGCTCTTGAGGAGGTCATCAGCGTGGCTTTGCTCCAAGGCTGCATCACAGTTGGAGTTTATGAAGCTGCCAAGTCACTAAATGT AGACCCTGACAACGTTGTGCTGTGTATCCTCGCCACAGACGACGAAGACGTGAAAGATGTCGCTCTCCAGATTCACTTCACTTTGATCCAGGCGTTCTGCTGTGAGAATGATATTGATATCCTGAGGGTGAACAACACCAGGCGTTTGGCTGAAATCCTTGGAGGAGGGGGGAAATCCGGAGGAGAACAGATGGACTTGCACTGTGTTCTGGTCACT AGTCCTCGGGCATCTACTTGGAACAGCCAGGCCCTGTGGAAAGTGAACCATTTCTGCCACGAGAGCCGCTGCATGGACCAGTGGGTTCCCATCATCAACCTTCCAGAACGATGA
- the LOC136678315 gene encoding growth arrest and DNA damage-inducible protein GADD45 alpha-like isoform X1: protein MTFEELNGEYSVERMDSVSKALEEVISVALLQGCITVGVYEAAKSLNVDPDNVVLCILATDDEDVKDVALQIHFTLIQAFCCENDIDILRVNNTRRLAEILGGGGKSGGEQMDLHCVLVTSPRASTWNSQALWKVNHFCHESRCMDQWVPIINLPER from the exons ATGACTTTTGAGGAGCTTAACGGAGAATATTCTGTAGAAAG aatggaTTCTGTTTCTAAAGCTCTTGAGGAGGTCATCAGCGTGGCTTTGCTCCAAGGCTGCATCACAGTTGGAGTTTATGAAGCTGCCAAGTCACTAAATGT AGACCCTGACAACGTTGTGCTGTGTATCCTCGCCACAGACGACGAAGACGTGAAAGATGTCGCTCTCCAGATTCACTTCACTTTGATCCAGGCGTTCTGCTGTGAGAATGATATTGATATCCTGAGGGTGAACAACACCAGGCGTTTGGCTGAAATCCTTGGAGGAGGGGGGAAATCCGGAGGAGAACAGATGGACTTGCACTGTGTTCTGGTCACT AGTCCTCGGGCATCTACTTGGAACAGCCAGGCCCTGTGGAAAGTGAACCATTTCTGCCACGAGAGCCGCTGCATGGACCAGTGGGTTCCCATCATCAACCTTCCAGAACGATGA